A window of Tripterygium wilfordii isolate XIE 37 chromosome 7, ASM1340144v1, whole genome shotgun sequence contains these coding sequences:
- the LOC120002737 gene encoding SKP1-like protein 1A, with translation MSQADKIVLKSSDGETFEVELAVALQSQTIKHMIEDECADAAIPLPNVSSKILAKVIEYCKKHIEAEAAEGSKDKEKISSDESENLRAFDTDFVNVDQITLFDLILAANYLNIKSLLDLTCQTVADMIKGKTPEEIRKTFNIKNDFTPDEEEEVRRENQWAFE, from the exons ATGTCTCAGGCGGACAAGATTGTGCTTAAGAGTTCGGACGGCGAGACCTTCGAAGTGGAGTTGGCGGTGGCGTTGCAATCTCAGACGATAAAGCACATGATTGAGGATGAATGCGCCGATGCAGCGATTCCGTTGCCCAATGTTAGTAGCAAGATACTCGCTAAGGTAATTGAATACTGCAAGAAGCACATCGAGGCGGAGGCTGCCGAAGGTAGTAAAGACAAAGAGAAGATCTCTTCCGATGAGAGTGAAAATCTAAGAGCTTTTGACACCGACTTCGTCAACGTTGACCAGATCACCCTGTTTGACCTAATTTTG GCTGCAAACTATCTCAACATAAAGAGTTTGTTGGATTTGACTTGCCAGACCGTTGCTGACATGATAAAGGGGAAGACTCCAGAAGAGATTCGCAAGACATTCAACATTAAGAATGACTTCACCCcagatgaagaagaggaagttAGGAGGGAGAATCAATGGGCATTTGAGTGA
- the LOC120002735 gene encoding uncharacterized protein ZK546.14-like: MALKMNEIRAAEAALFFLERLATVEIILHSNTPLLLAINLLLLAATTILYAVPYSARQHLGRPYSYEPDDDKIRYFCSERLGLLFVVLWMLGRCSYGLILGRAVLIYTNLKYLLDYVECIIAEDEDDDSDETQRKVEDSQGEQKEAEDYQVVEDNVSSNDEETQKREHSAEFPQVVITSFDDWLCVDVNGTQDDKNNDDEDEKEKVDGDGDEEEEEDYEDYDIDNVNEGEKDSDSDSDNGGNDGGAGGADGDGDGDGDGDGEEGEDKKAEEDDGVDTENATEGNKVQEELQELRVECDNLKKEKDLRDQALKRAQELYDNLKHRAQEHFQVWKTYCNKLKTDIETAKTSSEHSKKVALQFIKYMIKRYSNFQAQLEEMKAQVQDFEESRRNWNECKEHLTAELDAAMQSLDSYRDVIRDFQEAYDEKIKEKNSLVADREAANARLEMFIAKSQPSIWPIWH, encoded by the exons ATGGCACTGAAGATGAATGAAATTCGTGCTGCAGAGGCGGCTCTGTTCTTCCTGGAGCGGTTAGCTACTGTTGAAATTATATTACATAGCAACACTCCACTACTTCTTGCCATCAACTTGCTTCTCTTGGCTGCCACTACAATCCTCTATGCAGTGCCTTACTCTGCCCGGCAGCATCTCGGGCGGCCATACTCCTAC GAGCCTGATGATGATAAAATTAGATACTTCTGTTCGGAGCGATTAGGCTTATTGTTCGTGGTACTTTGGATGTTAGGTCGATGTTCCTATGGCCTCATCCTGGGCCGTGCAGTTCTTATTTACACAAACCTGAAGTACTTGCTTGATTATGTGGAATGTATTATTGCT GAAGACGAAGATGATGACAGTGATGAGACTCAGAGGAAGGTTGAGGACAGCCAAGGAGAACAAAAGGAAGCTGAGGATTATCAAGTGGTAGAAGACAATGTCAGTAGCAACGATGAAGAGACACAGAAAAGAGAACATTCTGCTGAATTTCCTCAAGTAGTTATTACTTCTTTTGACGATTGGCTCTGTGTAGATGTAAATGGCACTCAAGACgacaaaaataatgatgatgaggaCGAGAAGGAGAAAgtggatg gtgatggtgatgaggaagaggaagaagactaCGAAGATTATGATATTGATAATGTTAATGAGGGAGAGAAAGATTCCGATTCCGATTCAGATAATGGTGGCAATGATGGGGGTGCTGGTGGtgctgatggtgatggtgatggtgatggtgatggtgatggtgaggAGGGTGAGGACAAGAAAGCGGAAGAGGATGATGGTGTGGATACTGAGAATGCAACAGAGGGAAACAAAGTTCAAGAAGAATTGCAGGAACTGAGAGTAGAGTGTGATAACTTAAAGAAGGAGAAGGACTTGAGAGATCAGGCACTGAAAAGAGCACAAGAACTCTATGACAACCTTAAGCATCGTGCCCAGGAGCATTTCCAAGTGTGGAAGACATATTGCAACAAGCTCAAGACAGATATCGAAACTGCCAAGACAAGTTCCGAACATTCCAAAAAGGTTGCGCTCCAATTCATCAAATATATGATTAAAAGATATTCAAATTTTCAAGCACAACTAGAAGAAATGAAGGCCCAGGTACAAGACTTTGAAGAAAGTCGACGCAATTGGAATGAGTGCAAGGAGCATCTCACTGCAGAGCTGGATGCAGCAATGCAGTCTCTTGACAGCTACAGAGATGTCATAAGGGATTTCCAAGAAGCATATGATGAAAAGATTAAAGAGAAGAACTCTCTCGTTGCTGATCGTGAAGCTGCCAATGCACGCTTAGAGATGTTCATAGCGAAATCCCAACCCAGCATTTGGCCAATTTGGCACTAA
- the LOC120002517 gene encoding bone sialoprotein 2-like: protein MHLATHPESRATISNTIAKDNQDNNRNDTERTISEGNQADSLFEDVNGTRGNKNNRDGDEDNEEKDDDYCDDQVEEEAILSKQNETDNTTEENKVMRNQEEELQELERTTTRNQGPVKLLKDYEENQHDRNESEKHLIAEFGHSNAVYL from the exons ATGCATCTAGCAACACATCCTGAAAGCAGAGCCACAATATCCAACACAATA GCCAAGGACAACCAAGACAACAATAGAAATGATACTGAGAGAACCATATCTGAGGGGAATCAAGCG GATTCGCTCTTTGAAGATGTAAATGGCACTCGAGGCAATAAAAATAACCGCGACGGTGATGAGgacaatgaagaaaaagatgatgaTTATTGTGATGATCAAGTGGAAGAGGAAGCAATATTGTCAAAGCAAAACGAAACTGATAATACAACAGAGGAAAATAAAGTTATGAGGAACCAAGAAGAAGAACTGCAGGAACTTGAAA GAACAACTACAAGAAATCAAGGCCCAGTTAAATTGTTAAAAGATTATGAAGAAAATCAACATGATAGGAATGAGAGCGAGAAGCATCTCATTGCAGAGTTTGGACACAGCAATGCAGTCTATTTATGA